The following is a genomic window from Bubalus bubalis isolate 160015118507 breed Murrah chromosome 6, NDDB_SH_1, whole genome shotgun sequence.
ATATGAAACTATTTCTCACTTAATCTCTCCTGGCTAAAAGCTCTGAAAGTAAGAAGTGAATTGTTGCCATTAGTACAGTAATTAAACAAAGATGCTGTGGAATCTGCTGGCTCTTCATCAGATTATCCAGAGGACCATAATTACTGCTTCACACAGGAAGTTTGAAAATAAGGTTCCAGAGAAAAAAAGGATGTTTCAGGAggataatggaattccagtgcaTCTGAAGGGTGGGATAGCTGATGCCTCCCTGTATAGAGCCACCATGATTCTTACAGTTGGTGGAATGGCATATGCCATATATCAACTGGTTGTGACTTCATTTCCCAATAAGCAGGATTGATTCACTTTATCCTTCCAGCAATCAGTTGGTTCTGTTTCATGCAGCTCTCTGTGGACTGATAAATAGCTAGGTTCTTGGGGATCAGTATTTATTGATTTGTACTAACTGCCACCAATAAAGCAGTCtttaccataaaaaagaaaagaaatggtctTAGGACAAAGGTCAAATTCAGGCAACTACCAGTAAATTTCAGGGTAAAAACCAGATCAAGGGTGTAGCTACAGGACCCTTGTTTAAacctaag
Proteins encoded in this region:
- the LOC123334257 gene encoding cytochrome c oxidase subunit 7A2, mitochondrial-like → MLWNLLALHQIIQRTIITASHRKFENKVPEKKRMFQEDNGIPVHLKGGIADASLYRATMILTVGGMAYAIYQLVVTSFPNKQD